DNA from Gambusia affinis linkage group LG06, SWU_Gaff_1.0, whole genome shotgun sequence:
ATTGCTTGCCATCTGCACATTAGGACCTTTAACAATCTTTTAAATTTCCTAAAGGCAAATCTCCAGCTCAAGCTTGaagtttttttgtaatttaaaagcaaattttgccCATTTCCCTTCACATTTGACACATTATATCCTTCTAAAAAGTGCAGCAGCTTACAATGCTTGTTCACATAGCCTTTACAtagttggggggaaaaaaagcattcaggtatgttttattgtatttgtggAATCAGCTGCAAAATCAACTGTAATCAGAGAAAATTGTCTAAGTACAcctgaagaaattttaaatattgtcaaaataataataataataatgatgatgatgatgatgattattattattattattattattattattattaagagaTAAGGTTGACTGGAGTGTTGCTGTTGCACATGtcaatttttaaacaatgttctGTACTTGATAATTTGCAAAGGTTGAATGCAAGTCTTGTATTATGCTGCCTCGTTCCATTGTTACTTCTTCTTGGCAAATTCACCACTGGAAACAAGATTCTAAACTCTTTCCAAGTTAaccaaatataaattaaattgtttatcaCCAGGATTAGAATTTCAGTGTTGTATCAAACTTGGGATAATATTGTGGCTCTGCTAAGAGACAGTAACTGCATATCTGAGAGCTAGTGAGCCCTCTGACCCTTCTTTCCAAAACAGCAAAcactggcacacacacacacacacactgattacatgtttatttttaaatgccagCTCAGTATATTTCCACCTCTCCTTTCTTCCAGATCTTGTAAGTGTTCCAAAAGAAGCTTCTTGCCCTCCTCTTCGCTCACCATGGACCGCTCGGCGCAGGAACTGTTTCTCAACTTCATGATCGTCCTTATCACTGTGCTTCTGATGTGGCTACTGGTGAAAACTTACCAGGACTGAAGCATGGAGCCACGAGGCAAGAGGAAAGCAGGAGGCGGAGGGAAGCAAGGGATAGATGGAAAGAGCTGGTTCTTGCTAAATGTCTAAAtacagagtttacattttttgagtCTTTTTAGTTTATGAAATCATAAGAAGACCTATGCACAGTTCTAGTCTTCATTTAAggttaaatattgtatttatgtatcTGTTGTCTGAGATACATGAAGTTTCTAAAGTTATGAAAAAGGTGGAGAAGCATTAAAGAAATGGGagtgtgataaaaataaaaaacaatgtacaAGCAGTATATGTCATAGACCTGGTCATATAATTTCAGGCACACTAAGGtattttttattgacattatgTGTGCTTACTTATGTTCCTTAAACTCTTCCACTTgtgggtttttgtttcattacacCAGCTAGTTATATTTcattaatgatgtttttttttctgcttgtgcTTTCTTaaacaagattttattatttattttgaaaagtgtgttttgttttaagggCACAGACAGAGCAGATAATACAGATCAGATCATTTTTATCTACAAAAAGCACAAGAACCAGGGCATGCATATCACATGAAAGTCCATCcctccattttctaacactcttgtcccttagtggggtcaggagggttgctggtgtctatctccagctaatgttccaggcaagaggtggggttcaccctggacaagtcgccagtctgtcgcagggcaacacagagacagacaggacaaacaaccattcacacacacacacacacatacacacactcacacctagggagaatttagagagaccaatttgcctgacagtcatgtttttggactgtgggaggaagccggactTCACATGAAAGTGATggagcaaaataaaagcatgctCTTTAATGTAAATGCTGACATGACATTTTCCCCccaatcattttaaatgaagcatTTCACATTACTTTCTAACTgcccagaaaatgttttatagcaGAAATTATAAGGAGCATATATGAGAAAGAAAGACTCAACATATAGATATctgttttcagttatttttagataaattcAGCAGTTAGTATTTGCcttgtgtttaggttttttgtGTACTTTATGAACTGCTGCTAGTATATGAATCATTTAGggctgaaaaacaaccaaataaaagcagaaaaaagctaTTTGTTATTAgactaaataaagttttcttctgtAGGAGAACTGATGGTGTCATGCAGCGCCTAAAATTCTGTTCTTTACTTGTTTTCTTCATCatgaaaaataatctgttactaaaattaaacttttcacaCAGCTTAACAGGGTTCCTCCACAGGAGGACATGACAAAAATTAGGTGCTTTGGAAACGCAACTCTTATGATGGCTTACACATGATAAACTAAAATAGTAATGTGATGATCTTTGAAGAACACAAATTATCCTTCTCTTTTGAGATGTTTGCCATCCACAatgtgcaaatgtttaaaatgcagaCATGCACATCCAGTAGCATTTTCCTCCAAGTGTGTATGTAAAACAAGTTTTGTGAGGTGGGTATCATTCTGCATCACCCCAGGGGTCTCTGTATCGGTTGAAGCTAATGATCTGGCAGTGGAACTCAGTGAGTCCTCTGGGCATGGGCGCCACTTCCTCCCATTGACTCCTCCCACTGTAGTACACCTGCACAAGTGGCACCAAAACAGGGAAGTTGGGGGCAAAAAAGGTCTTTAGCAAATTTCTTGATAATGTCAGAGAATATTCtagttttaatttagtaaattgATGCCTTTAATAATTGAAAATGTAcctttttttatgcaaattgaCAACTTTTCAACATTAgagaacatcttttttttttataaatacatgaAATGGATCTTAAAGGATCAGTGTTTTTCACACACCAAAATCTAAGATAAATCTCATAAGATAAACATATATTCTGAAATCTCAGTATGATTGATCCCAggtatatttttcttttggtcaaaactgcttttatttttaataagaacaATTCTGTCCAGtcattttgaagtttgtttgcACTGGAGATTACTCTTTAGCAAAAGGTAAAGTATATTAGCTCCTATAATTTAGAGGTTGAAGTTTACCTGAACTTCGTCTGTGATCTCGTCCGGTGAATAGTCTCCACCCAGAATGTAGATTCTGTCCCTCGTGCCTACAGCTCCAGCGTTGAACCCTGCACATTCAAACGATCCCTCGCCCTTCCACACACTGGTTTCTGGGCAGAAACTGTAAACCTAAATAGCAAAAAAGGAACAATTTCAGCCTAATTTCAAAACTATCTGACTAATTCAAACGAAAAAATAACCTAACAATGAGTGAAACACTGCTCACCTTGTACGTCGACAGATCGCAGAGATGGAGTGTATTGTTCATTGACACTGCCTTGACCAGCGTTGCATGGAAAAACTGCCCAAACTCTGCCACCAGGCGGCTCCACTGATCCTGCTGGGCTTCATAGCGGAAGAAGCAGTCGAGTGAGGGATTAAAGGAGTCTGTGATCTCCACCTCAGAACCAAGCATGTAAATCACACTGCCACAAGCACTGGCCTCTGGGTAGTAGATGGCGGTTGGCAGAGGGCTGACAGAGGACCAGCTCTGAGTCAGAGGATTATAATACTCCACCTTCAACACAAGATGGAAAAGGCACAGATAATGTTCGCCCTCTGCACTCTAAATACTTCACATTAAAAAGCTATGCTGATCTTGGAAACACTATTATACCTCTAGCAGACTCGGGGCCTCCCCTCTGGTTCCCTCAGTCCGTCCTCCAATGACATAGACCCGGTCCAGGCAGGTCACGGCTGTGTGCATGGTTCTGGGCTTCAGCATGGCTGGTGCAGGCGTGCAGGTTAAAGTCACAggacaaaaacaccaaacctCATCAATTGCATTGTGGTAGGGTTCGGCCACATGGAGGCGGATTGCCCGGCAGCAGTTCCCTCGGCAACCCCCGGTGATAAACATCTTAGAGACAACAGATAccagaaaaatgcaaaagtatgctttaaatgttcataatatttaaaaaagaatcagCAACATACAGGATGACTGTATGTTGCTGATGACTaatcctaattttttttaaaatgcatcaaaaattaGATCACACTCACAGACCAAAACAAGCTCTGTTCTGAAGAGTACCTTCTCAGCATAGGTGGTCAGGTAAGACCCAGGTGGATCTGGAATGTAAGCTTCCTCCAGTTCTGTCTGCAGCTCTCTCCACTGGTCCGTTTCCAGGCAGTAGCAGAAGGTGTGACGGTTCTGTCCATTCTCCTCCGTCTTATGAATGTAGATGTAGCTCTGAGTGGTTGCAGGCCTCGCATCACTGAACAGGCCGTTGTACTGAGTCTGTCTTCTCTGGGCCTCTGATAGGAGTGTGAGACAGGAGTCATCACTGCCAAGGAGTGGCTCTGACTCACGCAACTTCTATGAAGGTAACATAAGCAATATAAAATAATGATCAGATGGCAAACTTAATTGCAGGAAAGTAACCAGCTGAGTAAAATGACCAAGAAGTGTGGACATAGTTGTTAAAAGTCCTCTAGAATGACAAGTAAATGaatcttttaaaatgacagcattACACTTTGACTAATCAGACTTTATTTCAGTAGGGAGATGTACATGTGAACAGAATCTTTCCACTTAAAACATTGCAAGACTCCATCCAtctccctcttcctctgttGCTGGAACCCTAATATATGGCTTCATGCCTTGAGTACTACAACAACCTCTTCTATGGTCTACTCTCcattgactttgcaatttgtcACCTTTAAATtggcttttgtttctttaagaagctccaaATGTTGGGGATTATTGTCCTGTTGCAACTTTCCATTGTTTCTAATTTTCAACCATCTAGctgttgatttgatttgaagtaGAGTTAGTTTTCTTCCTTTAATGTTACATAATATGGACCTTTACCACTGATGACAAAGCAGTTCCACACCATAGTGCTGCCACTACAGTGCTTGATATTTAGTACAATGTTCTTACGTTTGAGAGCTTCAATTTACACATCCAaacatgtttctattttctctttgaCAATTCCAGATGCCATTTTGCTTTTCCATTTGGTAGCTGAAACATTTAGTCAAGCTTAAATCATGGGAGTCATGTTCAAATGCAAgaccaaaataaatatgactCTTGTGTTCATGGTGAAGGGAAAGCAGAGTATTACTGGTAAAGTGTTTgagcttaaaaacaacaacaacaacaacaacaacaaaaaacgcaaacagtaaaaaatatacatgtctAAGATATGTAATAGATTTTTAGTTAAAAAGCTGAACGTTATTGTTAAAGATCGCAACACATGGGATGTGGTTAAATCCTTAACAGTAAACATCGAAATCTTAAAGTCAGTATGAACCACTGTCTTTTTGGCTACGCCCACAGAGATGGTTTTTACCATCAGGGAAGCTGCAGGCAGGTGGTGAAGTCGGGTCAGAGAGATCAGCTCCGAAAGCAGCTTCTGTCTCCCTGGAAGATCATGGTGAATCCATCTGAGAAGAGACATCACAGCCGCCTCCTCACTGGGAATGTTCAGAGCATCTGACCTCAGGCAGGCCTTTAGGACGTCTTcctaaaaacaacagcagaagcTGTAAAAATCGTGTCACAACAAGCAAAATACAGATTAATTTTGTGACCCATGCTTTTTAGGAtacaaagagaaagaggagcctttctatttaaaatataattacacagtccatgaatatttaaatttaagaattttaaCAAGTTTCAAGTATGTTAAATCATTGTTATATCACTACAACAGGCAGATGGATAGATAGACTAAATTATAACACGATGTACAAAGATGAATGCTAataaattgacttaaaaataacatacaACAATTTGGAGAATATATGGCTAATGCTATTCTGCTTTAGCAGAAAAGCATACACATAATCACCTGCATGTCCAAGAACTCCTGTGTTTTGGACAGGTCAGAAAAGTTCCCAACCACAAACTCGCTGGCATTTTGAAGGAGAGAAGCTGAGCCGTATGCCTCAGCCAGGGACAAGAGGGCAAGGCAGTTACAGAGATCCATTGTTCCCACAAGGAAGTCGCTGCATGCCCTGGACAGGACAGGAACCTGAGGAGAGACTGACAATTGAGCTCTAAACATGATGTGTTGTAGCGTGTAAGACACAACATCTAATAACGGCATCATTACCTGCAGAAAAGAGGCGAGCTGGAACAGTATGTCAACGTTGCCATCAGTGATGAGAATCTCCCCAGAGTAGGCAAAATCCAGGAAGGAACCCATAGCCTCAGGGCACTGATTAGCAAGCGTTACTGAGCCATCTCCACGCTCTCGCATGTCAACCTCGAACATGACCCTGAACACAACAGGAGCGCACACTGTCATGTCAAACCAATCACTAAATGGATATACATAGTGCCTTGTAAAGTATTAATGCTCCTtggactttttcacattttattatgttactGGGATTTTGTGGGaaagactaacacaaagtagtgagtttacaaataaaaaattgcaaagtGTGTCATGGTCTGGTTTTAACCCCGTTTACCTTGACgatcctaaataaaatcctgttgaACAAACTGCCTTTAGAGCTGTATCAGCTGTACCAAAAGGAAAACTTAAATTGCATGCAAGTGATTTAATATTGAATTATCAGGGCCATCATAATATCAGCGCCTGCGAATATGCAATGATGAATTACAATGATGCACTGAAAACTCTGTGTTCCCAAAACACTTAGAAGGACTTTTACTTGACCAACTTTCCCACAACCAGTTATCTATCTTGGAAAGTAGTTTAGAAATCTAAATGTGGAAAGCCAGTAAACCAATACAGCAAATATCTTGCGACAGTATTTGTAGCAAAGGGTTGCCCCATAAAGTTTTGACTCAGGGCACTGAACACATATGAACAACTAAATGTTCAGATTGTATCTCCTTTTCACAATCATGcattactttatgttggtctgtaTTACCTAAAATCccgacagagagacagacagacagacagacagatagataccTGAAGAAATCACTACATGCTGCAAGAACACATCTGTGGCAGGGGAATTCATGCTCCTGGACTACGATGGTGAAGTCAAACATCAGACCTCGCTCCCTGAACGATCTGAGCACACCAAGAAGCTGCAGTCCTTGGGACTCAGCCACCCGCAGCTGCGTCCGCCGCTCTTGGGCCCCGTTGCATCCTGGGATAATCCCAGGTTTACTACCAGCAGGGCTACTGCTGTTGGGGGAGGAGGTCAAACTTGTACAGAACCCTCGATGTtcatccatattgccaaaatctgaaattaaaaacattagaaaaacataGATTGAAACATAGATAAACAAGattttatgacaaataaaaaaaagattgaaactatatttagtcattttaaatgtgtgcGTGAGCAAATCATATTTCAAACTTGTTTAACggatttaaaacatgttaacatGTTATATCTAGAATAACATATCAGAGATTCCAgcgaataaaataaacacaacataacGTACAAGCACACATTACTTATTTGTACACTATTTCATAACTGAATTccagtggggggaaaaaaataccgCAGGATCATTAACCTAAAGAAGGAAAAGCTTCTCTTACGGTGTCAGCACCTCGGACAGTTCTCCTCTCATGCCGTTCTAGCTTCCGGAAACTCAACATCACGCGATGATTCAATATGgccttttttcattattattttatattttatagtcAGACGTTTTGTTGCTAAAATTTCTGCAAGAAAGgtggttatttttaaacagatgaACGTTTTACTTTTGTCAGCCGGCGAAAGCTagccaaaaatgttttagaccaATACATTGCAGTCGGCAAAATTAGAGACCGCGACGGCCGCTGGGAATTGTTGTTCTCTTCAATTAGTAGGTCTACTGACAGTGACCGACAGGAAAACCCTGTGTTTATACTCAACCTCTATATATCATTTAGGTTTGCCCTTTAACCAACCTAAAGAGTTCCCCTCTaatatgataaataaaatcaagaagtaTAAAAAGTCCCGCTTCCAGTTTGCCACAAGgaataatgaatttatttatgtattttagcagttacaaaaaaaaaaataacgtcaggtgtttattattattattattattattattattattattattattattattattattattattattattattattattattattattattattattatttactcaACAGCATGAAGAATGTGAAAACTCAAAATTGCTCTCGAATGGAGCATATTCAGTAATCTGTCAGATGTACTCTTAGTAGTTTATCTTTTACCACTTGATGGCGCTACTTTACTGAGTGCAAAAGTGTATGGAAAAACTACTCTGAACTGCTCCAATCTAAACTTCCAATAATACTGCAGTTTCATTTGACCACTTGATCTCATTGCTATTTATTACAGAAAACCACATTTCTGATATTaagataataaaacacattccgGTACCGAAATTGTATAGCTACTTAAGAGCGACATTAATGTTAATAGTATTAACAACAAAGCTAATGACGATAATAATGGTAATACTAATATTCATTTCTTGTAGTGTATTTTATGCATTACAAATGTATCACCTTAATAActcttgtatattttttgttattttgtcaaaatctttttctcacagtttttaattaactataaaatacattgataAGATAATATCAGCCTATTAGACACCATCCACTTTTTACGTTATCGGTGGGTCATgccccctcctctctcctcgCATCCCTGCATCCCTCCGTCCCTCCCTCGCCCGCCTCTCTCCCTCCCGGCAGTGCATCCCCATCCCCCACACACGGTGGCCGTCTCTCCGGGTGAAAGCTGTCTTCCCAACGCTACTGGCCCGACAAAAACGTTGCTGTAGCAGAGCCAGTCCGCAGCGATTCGAAGCTCAGCAGACCCacaagagaaagaaacacacaccGAGAGTCTTTTACTGTTCAACCGAGTGGTTTTGGTAAGTTTAAGTGCACCGCTTATTGTAGACGGGAAGAATGTCTCATGTGTcgactttttaagttttttcccctgtttttctctctcctccgtATCCCTTCAATTGTCCTCCGCAAGGAACTAGCGGGCTATGCTAGGCTAAATGGCTAGCTGAAATAGCGGGATCAAACACTTTGCGAATCGATTGGGGCTTTTCACTTTCAGTTGTTCTAGACCGAGGTTTATGGTTGCCACCTTCTTCCCCTGCGAAGCTACTGTTGCCAGTTTCTATTGTCATTTTCTAACATTCCCCCCCCGGCTAGGTTGCTAATTAGCGTTTTGAGCAGATGGATGCGGGGATGCAGCGACTGGGCTAGCGCTTGTCTTTTCAGTCTAGCTTTTATGCTAAGCTAACGCTAGTATTATATGACTCGCAGTTTCCTGCGTGGACTGCTTCGGAGTGGGTTGGATCGCCATTCCAGCGGTAGCCAATCTAGTGATAATTGGCAAGATGGCATCTCGGGGTTGTTATCCAGAAATCGgtggatttttcaaaatggtGTCTTAAGCTTGTTTGAGTGTGACCATTTTTGTCCAACCGTTGCTGTTTGGGCTTCTCTTTGCTATTTCTGGTATGCAGCACACTGCCAGCGCATGCCGCGCTCCGATATATAAACATGTAAACCACTGATGAGGTGGTaaacacaaatgtttgcaaGCTACCCCGTGTTCCCCCCCCAGGCTACATGCTTTGTTTCTTATAAATAGAATCGTGTTTTGGAGTGTGATTTACGGCTTTCTAATATCTCTGCGTGCTCAGATCCGTTTAGTTAAAACGGTAAGCTGCTGAGGTACGAGACTGCAGACTAGCTGTTTTCACCAAAACGCATCATTTGGACATGCTTTGTGTCCAGAAGATTGGGTTTAAAATAAACGAGTATCTCAACATTTGTACACTTTTTGTGTCAAGGCCTGCTTAAAAAGAGACTGCTGAAATTTCAACatgaaagtttcatttttatcaatGTGAGAATCTTACCCTGCTTTAACACGAGTCCTCTTTTAAGATTCCCTCACACAGGTGTGCAAACAACACATCAAGTCACCTGGGAtttctcagtttaaaaaaaagtaactatTTAGACAGATTAAACGGTGGACTGttgcattacattttaatgacgTTTTGACCTATTGGACCTATTTGGTGTACTGACATATGACCTATTCATATGTCAGTACACCAAACAACTTTACCATCAGTGCTAATTGAATAAAATTGATCTCCTTTGCCAGGCTTGTATGATTCTCACTGCACATTAACATTGATTAAGAATACCACAATGTTGCATTTaagtataaatgtattttgagaATTCTAAGACATTTGAGCTCAATATTTCATTCACTGACCATTGCGATTAACCACATTTTCCTCCAATTTCTCCATAATTTCAGTATCTCCACATCTCTCCCTGGGCTGTCTGATTTGGATCACTAAGATCTTCATCTCAGTGATGCACTAAGGTGCAGTGAAAGTTCATCCAGGTACCAAATATAACATTGGCAAGTAAAATTGTAATGTATGCCACCTGAAACAGTCCAAACAGTTCTTTCCCGTTGAAATGTTGCATATGCGgctatttttgatttaacacATTGTGCAGCTCTAAAATCTATTTAAGAATAACAGAGAGATTACCATTATTTAGAAAGATTGTGAAATAACTTCACGAATACTGTTCTGATGTTATGATATTGTCTGGTTAATTAGTTGGTCTTTCTGTTTGGGTGATCAACTCAGCAAGTGGCAAGTGCATTAGGCTTCCTAaagccagctgactggcagtgcacACTTTAGCATCTTACAAGCCATATTAAACTCTATAACatgaagtttttattattattattattttttttttagtcttgttACTTTATGTTCCAGGCAAGCAGCTTTGACATTTGTCTGTATCTCCTTTTttgtattaaggaattactttTGTACCAAATAGTAGCAACATTTAGTCCAGGAATCCTTTTCATTCGTACTCAGTGGCgtctgctttttcattttttacttgtaaaataaaatctcttcatCATGAGCACCAGAAGTTAATTAATTCAACTTGATAAACAAACAGAGACGGGCTAATTCAATAGCTCAATCCTCAGAATTGCGTTTAAAGTAAATGAACAGTATTGCTTCCTTCTTGGAAATCGACTTTATcaatttttgcaaagaaggcAGCGGAGTCAATAAAAAGGGCTGGCATATGTGTTTAATGCTTGATGAAGTGGTTGATTTCAATTTCATCATCACCCTAAGGTGACCCTCTTTTGCTGCATGAGAAAAAAAGGAGTAGGAGGTCCGTGCGTGTGGGTTTGAATGGTTGGTGGGACGGACGACGTAGCCGTAAAAATGTCAGACAATTGAAAGATGCAGTCGCTTCATGTTCTGGCAATCAGTGGCTCTCTTATAGACTTCATCCCTTATTCTCTGTGATTTGAACAATTTAGTgatttactcttgagtaaataAACAGATGGCGCTGAGCTAAATTGCGCTTCTCTCTGGTTCACCTTGTCCAACTCGCAGTCACTCaaccaaatcttttttttttttttttttttccttaaagcCGCCAGATGGGAGAGTCTGCATTGTTCTACACTTGGTTAAGAAGTGTTATTGAATTTTACTGAAATTGTTTGTTGTGCTTTATTGCTTGAATTGGAATATGTAGACAAATGATAGAAAAGGAACAAAGGAATGTGATCGTTTTGTATTTTGGCTTTATATGTTTTAGAGGACATACAGAGATGGCAAATTTGAGAAAGGCTTTCTTAACTGGTTTAGAATCACATACACCATTTTCCACACCAAAAACACAGACGACAACTAactttaaaaatccaatttctttctttctacatCAAGGAAAAttgataaaatctttttttttttctttgcagaaaagtCAGGTCTGGTCCTTGcgattgtttttctgtgctctCTCCGTCTGCTGCCGTGAGCCAGAGTGTTGTTGACAGAGTAGAAGTGCgtgttttggttgttgttttttttgtcacatttgctTTTGCTTGAAGAGGGATTATTAGAGGgataaaatttttgatttttcattcgaaaatttttattgttactttgtACTTTTTAGGAACATGGCATTATACAGTTATacagaaatttttcttttaataaatacaattcaTCGATAACTTTAAACTAAAAGAAGCTAAGAACAAggatataaaacacaaaagtctCTGGATGTTAAaactgattaattgttaactggaacATATAGACTCTAAAAACCCATTTGCTTGAAGAACACAATCAGAA
Protein-coding regions in this window:
- the kbtbd3 gene encoding kelch repeat and BTB domain-containing protein 3 produces the protein MDEHRGFCTSLTSSPNSSSPAGSKPGIIPGCNGAQERRTQLRVAESQGLQLLGVLRSFRERGLMFDFTIVVQEHEFPCHRCVLAACSDFFRVMFEVDMRERGDGSVTLANQCPEAMGSFLDFAYSGEILITDGNVDILFQLASFLQVPVLSRACSDFLVGTMDLCNCLALLSLAEAYGSASLLQNASEFVVGNFSDLSKTQEFLDMQEDVLKACLRSDALNIPSEEAAVMSLLRWIHHDLPGRQKLLSELISLTRLHHLPAASLMKLRESEPLLGSDDSCLTLLSEAQRRQTQYNGLFSDARPATTQSYIYIHKTEENGQNRHTFCYCLETDQWRELQTELEEAYIPDPPGSYLTTYAEKMFITGGCRGNCCRAIRLHVAEPYHNAIDEVWCFCPVTLTCTPAPAMLKPRTMHTAVTCLDRVYVIGGRTEGTRGEAPSLLEVEYYNPLTQSWSSVSPLPTAIYYPEASACGSVIYMLGSEVEITDSFNPSLDCFFRYEAQQDQWSRLVAEFGQFFHATLVKAVSMNNTLHLCDLSTYKVYSFCPETSVWKGEGSFECAGFNAGAVGTRDRIYILGGDYSPDEITDEVQVYYSGRSQWEEVAPMPRGLTEFHCQIISFNRYRDPWGDAE
- the LOC122833301 gene encoding sarcolipin — its product is MDRSAQELFLNFMIVLITVLLMWLLVKTYQD